In Roseomonas fluvialis, one genomic interval encodes:
- a CDS encoding DUF3141 domain-containing protein produces the protein MTPDMTLLPWAAYGIDAWQRSVMFLDVLRQRGNAFLEREDDPMRNVLTFGFDVVMDGRDLPRPVNYWMARVTPPPGATPTDPLSRPFIVIDPRAGHGPGIGGFKAESEIGVAIAAGHPCYFVGFRPQPEPGQTIEDVVRAIVAFAGEVGRRHHDAEGKPVTIGNCQAGWALLMAAAIRPEVFGPLMVAGSPVSTWAGRQGHAPMRYLGGLLGGSWLTHMTGDLGAGRFDGAWLVSNFESGNPANTYWTKQYEVWADVDHAADRYLGFEKWWGGHVTLNAEEMNFIVDQLFVGNRLATGELTFSDGTRVDLRAIASPIIVFCSEGDDITPPAQALSWISDLYGDVDDLRTHGQTIVYSVHGSIGHLGIFVSGGVAKKEHNEFATNMDMIDVLPPGLYEAVLRPAKDEARSDLVRGEWLVNFQSRGFADLAQHGGTDAEDEKRFAAVRRLSETNVALYRQFAQPAIRALATPPVAEALAQLHPARLTYTLFSDRNPAMAWVRWAAEQARANRQPSAEDNPGRAAERQVSEAITRMLEGYGRQRDALTERMFREIYASPAIQALTGLAAETAPPRARPGRSPDHDRFVALATERLRGAMTEGGLHEALLRALLWVRLPTANADERSFAIIRRIRAAVGREKLPLAEFKRVIRQQFFMLLIDEARAIETLPALLPDDAAIRAEMLSVLRSVVEAAGDMPEEVARRMAVVERMFVGDPVADSPKVAARRIRPAARRA, from the coding sequence ATGACCCCCGACATGACGCTCCTTCCCTGGGCTGCCTATGGCATCGACGCCTGGCAGCGCTCGGTGATGTTCCTCGATGTGCTGCGCCAGCGCGGCAACGCCTTCCTGGAACGCGAGGACGACCCGATGCGGAACGTCCTCACCTTCGGCTTCGATGTCGTGATGGACGGGCGCGACCTGCCGCGCCCGGTCAACTACTGGATGGCGCGCGTGACGCCGCCGCCCGGCGCAACGCCGACCGACCCGCTCAGCCGCCCCTTCATCGTGATCGACCCGCGCGCCGGCCATGGCCCGGGCATCGGCGGCTTCAAGGCGGAGAGCGAGATCGGCGTCGCGATCGCCGCCGGCCATCCCTGCTACTTCGTCGGCTTCCGCCCGCAGCCCGAACCCGGGCAGACCATCGAGGACGTCGTCCGCGCCATCGTCGCCTTCGCCGGGGAAGTCGGCCGCCGCCACCACGACGCCGAGGGCAAGCCCGTCACGATCGGCAATTGCCAGGCCGGCTGGGCGCTGCTGATGGCCGCCGCGATCCGGCCGGAAGTGTTCGGCCCGTTGATGGTCGCAGGATCGCCCGTCTCCACCTGGGCCGGGCGGCAGGGCCACGCTCCGATGCGCTACCTGGGCGGGCTGCTCGGCGGATCCTGGCTCACACACATGACCGGTGATCTCGGCGCCGGGCGTTTCGACGGCGCCTGGCTGGTGAGCAATTTCGAGAGCGGCAACCCGGCGAATACCTACTGGACCAAACAGTACGAGGTCTGGGCCGATGTCGACCACGCCGCGGATCGCTACCTTGGCTTCGAGAAATGGTGGGGCGGCCACGTCACGCTGAACGCCGAGGAGATGAACTTCATCGTCGACCAGCTCTTCGTCGGCAACCGGCTCGCAACGGGCGAGCTGACCTTCTCGGACGGCACGCGCGTCGACCTGCGGGCGATCGCCTCGCCCATCATCGTGTTCTGCTCGGAGGGCGACGACATCACGCCGCCGGCGCAGGCGCTGTCTTGGATCAGCGACCTGTACGGCGACGTCGACGACCTGCGCACGCACGGCCAGACCATCGTCTATTCCGTGCATGGCAGCATCGGGCATCTGGGCATCTTCGTGTCGGGCGGCGTCGCGAAGAAGGAGCACAACGAGTTCGCCACCAACATGGACATGATCGACGTGCTGCCGCCCGGCCTCTATGAGGCGGTGCTGCGGCCGGCCAAGGACGAGGCACGGTCCGACCTCGTGCGCGGCGAATGGCTGGTGAACTTCCAGTCGCGCGGTTTCGCCGACCTCGCGCAGCATGGCGGCACCGACGCCGAGGACGAGAAGCGCTTCGCCGCGGTGCGCCGCCTGTCCGAGACCAACGTCGCGCTGTACCGGCAGTTCGCCCAGCCGGCGATCCGCGCGCTGGCGACGCCGCCGGTGGCCGAAGCGCTGGCGCAACTTCATCCGGCGCGGCTGACCTACACGCTGTTCTCCGACCGCAACCCCGCCATGGCCTGGGTGCGCTGGGCGGCCGAGCAGGCCCGTGCCAATCGCCAGCCAAGCGCCGAGGACAATCCCGGCCGCGCGGCCGAACGCCAGGTCTCCGAGGCCATCACGCGCATGCTCGAGGGCTATGGCCGCCAGCGGGATGCGCTGACCGAGCGGATGTTCCGCGAGATCTACGCATCGCCCGCGATCCAGGCCCTGACCGGCCTGGCCGCCGAGACCGCACCGCCACGCGCGCGGCCCGGCCGCAGCCCGGACCATGACCGCTTCGTGGCGCTGGCCACGGAGCGCCTGCGCGGTGCCATGACCGAGGGCGGGCTGCACGAGGCGCTACTGCGCGCCCTGTTGTGGGTGCGGCTGCCGACGGCGAATGCGGATGAACGGTCCTTCGCGATCATCCGCCGCATCCGTGCCGCGGTCGGGCGAGAGAAGCTGCCGCTCGCGGAGTTCAAGCGCGTGATCCGCCAGCAATTCTTCATGCTGCTGATCGACGAGGCGCGTGCGATCGAGACCCTGCCCGCGCTGCTCCCCGACGACGCCGCCATCCGCGCCGAAATGCTCTCGGTGCTGCGCAGCGTCGTGGAGGCGGCCGGCGACATGCCGGAGGAAGTCGCGCGGCGGATGGCGGTGGTGGAGCGGATGTTTGTCGGCGATCCAGTGGCCGACTCGCCGAAGGTCGCGGCGCGCCGGATCCGGCCGGCGGCGCGGCGG
- a CDS encoding DUF2252 domain-containing protein — protein MKRGTKHRPAQQAAQAGGTPQPAPAATGAHGASIVERMEAGKALRATMPRTAHAAWKRPADRQDPIALLQESDSERLPELVPIRYGRMLQSPFAFFRGSAAIMAADLARTPTTDHRVQACGDCHLMNFGGFATPERNILFDINDFDETLPAPWEWDVKRLVASFVLAARSNGLSDKVGQEAAETCARSYRKRLRDYAKMDPLEVWYARLTAEDIMDMVPAEVQARIKSRLEKAASGSGSELDFPKLAGVVGGRAAIRDTPPLIFHPDVTRAKDFNEALDSVFAAYRATLSEDRRALLDRYRVVDAAIKVVGVGSVGRRCWIMLMMSASNDPLFLQFKEAVASVLEPHAGPSHHAHHGERVVFGQRLAQPASDVFLGWVTAPNGRHFYVRQLRDAKIKPLVETFDEELLTLYAKLCGWTLARAHAKSAEVSGIAGYLGAGAQFDEAMGQFALSYADQAERDHAALKAAVRKGTVQVHTEA, from the coding sequence ATGAAGAGGGGCACCAAGCACCGCCCGGCTCAGCAGGCGGCGCAGGCGGGAGGAACGCCACAACCGGCACCGGCGGCGACCGGGGCGCATGGCGCCTCGATCGTCGAGCGCATGGAAGCCGGCAAGGCACTCCGCGCCACCATGCCGCGCACGGCCCACGCGGCCTGGAAGCGACCGGCCGACCGCCAGGACCCGATCGCCCTGCTGCAGGAATCGGATTCCGAGCGCCTGCCGGAACTGGTGCCGATCCGCTACGGCCGCATGCTGCAATCGCCCTTCGCCTTCTTTCGCGGCTCGGCCGCGATCATGGCGGCGGACCTCGCGCGGACGCCGACGACCGACCATCGCGTACAGGCGTGCGGCGACTGCCACCTGATGAACTTTGGCGGCTTCGCCACGCCGGAGCGCAACATCCTGTTCGACATCAATGATTTCGACGAGACCTTACCGGCGCCCTGGGAGTGGGATGTGAAGCGGCTCGTCGCCTCCTTCGTGCTGGCGGCGCGCTCGAATGGGTTGTCCGACAAGGTGGGGCAGGAGGCGGCCGAGACCTGCGCGCGCAGCTACCGCAAGCGCCTGCGCGACTACGCGAAGATGGATCCGCTCGAAGTCTGGTACGCGCGCCTGACGGCGGAAGATATCATGGACATGGTCCCGGCGGAGGTCCAGGCGCGCATCAAATCTCGCCTGGAGAAGGCGGCTTCGGGCAGTGGCTCGGAACTCGACTTCCCGAAGCTCGCCGGCGTGGTCGGCGGGCGTGCTGCCATTCGCGACACGCCACCGCTGATCTTCCACCCGGATGTGACGCGCGCGAAGGATTTCAACGAAGCGCTGGACTCGGTCTTCGCCGCCTACCGCGCGACGTTGAGCGAGGACCGCCGCGCCCTGCTCGACCGCTACCGGGTGGTCGATGCGGCGATCAAGGTGGTGGGCGTGGGCAGCGTCGGCCGGCGCTGCTGGATCATGCTGATGATGTCGGCCTCGAACGATCCGCTCTTCCTGCAGTTCAAGGAGGCGGTGGCCTCGGTGCTGGAACCCCATGCCGGCCCGAGCCACCATGCACACCATGGCGAACGCGTGGTGTTCGGCCAGCGCCTGGCGCAACCGGCCTCGGACGTGTTCCTGGGCTGGGTGACGGCGCCGAACGGCCGGCACTTCTATGTGCGCCAGTTGCGCGACGCGAAGATCAAGCCGCTGGTGGAGACGTTCGACGAGGAACTGTTGACGCTCTACGCGAAGCTCTGCGGCTGGACGCTGGCGCGCGCCCACGCCAAGAGCGCTGAGGTGAGCGGCATCGCCGGCTATCTCGGGGCCGGTGCCCAGTTCGACGAGGCGATGGGGCAGTTCGCCCTGTCCTATGCCGACCAGGCCGAGCGTGACCACGCGGCGCTGAAGGCGGCGGTGCGCAAGGGCACCGTGCAGGTGCATACCGAGGCGTGA
- a CDS encoding tetratricopeptide repeat protein, which produces MSVLAPDTVRAELERILASAAFDASPRNRQFLRYVVEETLAGRAERIKGYTVATSVFSRQADFDPQVDSIVRIEAGRLRRALERFYLMAGPGEGPRISIPRGSYVPVFDADPWPATGGPGLAFCRRAPAILVRPFDEEGDQSAYPHFTRGFARQILVGLTRYTELFVFGAETALSGEAGAAGLDPDYLLTGGTSLAADHFRADLLLTEVRTGRCVWGESFTRRLDPAEILHARDDVASAVVRHLAQPYGALFAHKAQEVEGRPGSDLTAHHCVIRFYQYWRTFDRAMFDLLRDDLERATQREPGFADAFACLSLLYVDGYRYGYATPHEGGGSLSRALILARRAVDLAPLSSRSHHALGMAYWFQRDVSSALAALETGLDLNPNDTDVMAELGIRCAILADWNRAVPLLEGSYARNPAQPSGYRMGLALWHFWHGRFDAALQEARKVDAPSVAYGHVAVAVAAAELGMREEAARAIDALRRIQPDYLSRAEADLVGRNLHPRLVRMMTDGLAKAAAADAAQPLTGTG; this is translated from the coding sequence ATGAGCGTCCTCGCGCCAGACACGGTTCGCGCGGAGTTGGAGCGGATCCTGGCCTCCGCTGCCTTCGATGCGTCCCCGCGAAACCGGCAGTTCCTGCGCTACGTCGTCGAGGAAACGCTGGCTGGCCGGGCCGAGCGCATCAAGGGCTACACCGTCGCGACCTCGGTGTTCAGTCGCCAGGCCGATTTCGACCCGCAGGTGGATTCCATCGTGCGCATCGAGGCCGGGCGGCTGCGCCGCGCACTCGAACGCTTCTACCTGATGGCGGGACCGGGAGAGGGACCGCGGATCAGCATTCCGCGTGGGTCCTATGTTCCCGTCTTCGACGCCGACCCCTGGCCGGCAACGGGCGGCCCGGGCCTGGCGTTCTGCCGGCGCGCGCCCGCCATCCTCGTCCGCCCCTTCGACGAGGAAGGCGACCAGTCGGCATACCCCCATTTCACGCGCGGCTTCGCGCGCCAGATCCTGGTTGGCCTGACGCGCTACACCGAACTCTTTGTCTTCGGTGCCGAGACAGCCCTGTCCGGCGAGGCCGGCGCCGCGGGGCTCGACCCCGATTACCTGCTGACCGGCGGCACCAGCCTCGCGGCGGATCATTTCCGGGCGGATCTGCTGCTGACCGAGGTCCGGACAGGCCGCTGCGTGTGGGGTGAATCCTTCACGCGCCGGCTCGACCCCGCCGAGATCCTGCACGCACGCGACGACGTGGCCTCGGCCGTGGTGCGCCATCTCGCGCAGCCCTATGGCGCGCTCTTTGCCCACAAGGCACAGGAGGTAGAGGGGCGGCCTGGCAGCGATCTGACCGCGCATCACTGCGTCATTCGCTTCTACCAGTACTGGCGAACCTTCGACCGCGCGATGTTCGACCTGCTGCGCGACGACCTCGAACGCGCGACGCAGCGCGAGCCCGGCTTCGCCGATGCCTTCGCCTGCCTGTCGCTGCTCTATGTCGACGGCTACCGCTATGGCTACGCGACGCCACACGAAGGCGGGGGGTCCCTCTCGCGCGCGCTCATCCTCGCCCGCCGTGCGGTCGACCTCGCGCCCTTGTCGAGCCGCAGTCACCACGCGCTGGGCATGGCGTACTGGTTTCAGCGCGACGTCTCGAGCGCGCTGGCGGCGCTCGAGACCGGGCTCGACCTCAATCCGAACGACACCGACGTCATGGCCGAACTCGGCATCCGCTGCGCGATCCTCGCCGACTGGAACAGGGCCGTTCCCCTGCTCGAGGGCTCCTATGCGCGCAATCCGGCGCAGCCCTCGGGCTATCGGATGGGGCTGGCGCTCTGGCATTTCTGGCATGGCCGCTTCGACGCGGCGCTGCAGGAGGCCCGCAAGGTCGATGCGCCGAGCGTCGCCTACGGCCATGTCGCGGTGGCCGTCGCGGCTGCCGAACTCGGCATGCGGGAGGAAGCGGCGCGCGCCATCGACGCGCTGCGCCGCATCCAGCCCGACTACCTTTCGCGCGCTGAGGCAGACCTGGTGGGACGCAACCTCCATCCGCGCCTGGTACGGATGATGACCGACGGCCTGGCGAAGGCAGCCGCGGCCGATGCAGCACAGCCCCTGACCGGCACCGGATGA
- the ppk2 gene encoding polyphosphate kinase 2, with protein sequence MSKKDKKDRRAQDAAPTHPPAPAKQVARGKDAPPFKPDGKLRRKAYETALSDLHVELVKLQIWAQEAGARVCIVFEGRDGAGKGGSIKAITERVSPRVFRVVALPAPTEREKSQMYIQRYMQHLPAAGEIVIFDRSWYNRAGVERVMGYADDQHVRYFLDMAPGVEKAMVDSGIILLKYWLEVSMEEQTRRLAARIDDGRKLWKLSPMDLKSYSRWYDYSRARDDMFKATDSSWAPWYVVHSDDKKRARLNIIRHLLRHIPYQAPRRDKVALPKRQKPGDYVEPDYPWKVIADTLGAPPSSG encoded by the coding sequence ATGTCCAAGAAGGACAAGAAAGACAGGCGCGCCCAGGACGCCGCGCCGACGCACCCGCCGGCCCCCGCGAAGCAGGTGGCCCGGGGCAAGGACGCCCCGCCCTTCAAGCCGGACGGCAAGCTCAGGCGCAAGGCCTACGAGACCGCGCTGTCCGACCTGCATGTCGAACTGGTGAAACTGCAGATTTGGGCGCAGGAGGCGGGCGCGCGCGTCTGCATCGTCTTCGAAGGCCGCGACGGCGCCGGCAAGGGCGGCAGCATCAAGGCCATCACCGAGCGCGTCAGCCCCCGCGTCTTCCGTGTCGTCGCCCTGCCCGCACCGACCGAGCGCGAGAAATCGCAGATGTACATCCAGCGCTATATGCAGCACCTGCCCGCCGCGGGGGAGATCGTGATCTTCGACCGATCCTGGTACAACCGTGCCGGCGTCGAGCGCGTCATGGGATACGCCGACGACCAGCATGTGCGGTACTTCCTGGACATGGCGCCCGGGGTCGAGAAGGCCATGGTCGATTCCGGAATCATCCTGCTCAAGTACTGGCTCGAGGTGAGCATGGAGGAGCAGACGCGCCGGCTCGCCGCGCGGATCGACGATGGGCGGAAGCTATGGAAGCTCTCGCCGATGGATCTCAAGTCCTACAGCCGCTGGTACGACTATTCGCGCGCGCGCGACGACATGTTCAAGGCGACGGATTCGTCCTGGGCCCCCTGGTACGTGGTGCATTCGGACGACAAGAAGCGCGCGCGGCTGAACATCATCCGCCACCTGTTGCGCCACATCCCCTACCAGGCGCCCAGGCGCGACAAGGTGGCGCTGCCCAAGCGCCAGAAGCCGGGGGACTACGTCGAGCCGGACTACCCCTGGAAGGTGATCGCCGACACGCTGGGAGCGCCGCCGAGCAGCGGGTGA